The following are from one region of the Nicotiana tomentosiformis chromosome 7, ASM39032v3, whole genome shotgun sequence genome:
- the LOC104116838 gene encoding uncharacterized protein — protein sequence MSERGTTMAVSDEDIARALESLFCEPNPNPNPTFTGILQQLQSKLGGYDLSHKVDFIRAHIQDLFNRHHAQPQPQPPLLRQNHHFALHTHRPNIQPYPPDSGGSHHPYGYSFSPPPPPPHHHLPQSVSKPEPFPTTHAAAAPAVSAASEPPKESGQSGKKRRGGPGGLNKLCGVSPELQTIVGQATLPGTEIVKQLWAYIRKHNLQDPNNKRKIICNDELRLVFETDCTDMFKMNRLLAKHIVTLEPSKQTAQNPKRAKTDEESGSKCEEAVPVVIISEALANFLGISEREMSQAEVLRQVWEYIKVNQLEDPLNSMVIRCDAKLQELLGCESISVLGIPEMLARHHLFKIS from the exons ATGAGCGAGAGAGGGACAACAATGGCGGTTTCCGATGAGGACATAGCTCGAGCATTGGAGTCTCTCTTCTGTGAACCAAACCCTAACCCTAACCCAACATTCACCGGCATTCTTCAGCAGCTTCAGTCCAAGCTTGGCGGATATGACCTCTCTCACAAGGTTGATTTCATTCGTGCTCACATCCAAGACCTCTTCAACCGCCACCACGCTcagcctcagcctcagcctccTCTCCTCCGTCAAAATCACCACTTTGCCCTCCATACCCACCGCCCCAATATCCAACCCTACCCTCCTGATTCTGGTGGGTCCCATCATCCCTACGGTTACTCCTTCAGTCCACCTCCACCTCCACCCCATCACCACCTGCCACAATCGGTTTCCAAGCCTGAGCCTTTTCCCACCACACATGCCGCGGCGGCTCCTGCAGTGTCAGCTGCTTCTGAACCTCCAAAAGAGAG TGGTCAAAGTGGAAAGAAAAGAAGAGGTGGCCCTGGTGGATTAAACAAACTCTGTGGTGTCTCTCCTGAACTGCAAACCATTGTTGGCCAGGCAACCTTGCCAGGAACTGAG ATAGTCAAGCAGCTGTGGGCATACATAAGGAAACATAATCTTCAAGATCCAAATAACAAAAGGAAGATTATCTGCAACGATGAGCTGCGTTTGGTATTTGAGACAGATTGTACCGATATGTTCAAGATGAATAGACTGCTAGCTAAACATATAGTCACTCTCGAACCTTCAA AGCAAACTGCTCAGAACCCTAAAAGAGCAAAAACTGATGAGGAATCTGGTAGTAAATGCGAGGAAGCTGTTCCAGTTGTGATAATATCAGAAGCACTTGCAAACTTTTTGGGTATTTCAGAAAGGGAGATGTCACAAGCAGAGGTTCTGAGGCAGGTCTGGGAGTATATAAAGGTGAACCAGCTTGAG GACCCTTTGAATTCGATGGTCATACGGTGTGACGCAAAATTGCAAGAGCTTCTAGGATGTGAAAGTATTTCTGTACTTGGTATACCGGAGATGTTGGCAAGACATCACCTTTTTAAGATATCTTGA